The DNA window TTTTAAACTCATAAGTAACATTAAGTAAAGTAAACTCTTTAACTAGGAGCGAAGTAGAGACAAAGAATATAATGATTTAAATTATCTGACactataattattaaattggCAACCATTTCAACTTAAATTGTAACCAgcttaaatatatgtatacctgAATCCCCTATATCATCgcaaacataaatattgtCTGGGATTTATGAGTTCCCTTTATGGAGGCTCCTTCACGTGACAAATAAAGTGTAGCTCATAACTCTCGGAATCCTCTCGCACCAGGGACAAACTTTCAATCTGTGCCCCTTTGGCTGTCGTAACTGCATGGTCACGTCCACATAGCCACGCCCAACCATTCCAGGGCCACCCACCGCCTCCTGGAAGTCGAGGCCATAAACTCAACTTAGCTGCAAGTTCTCAGTTGAGAttcggcaaacaaaaaattgagACGTGCAATGGCCCGCTGCAATCACCAATTTACGTGAGCTCCCTGCGGCAAGGAACTCGGAATGTCCTGATCCTGACACGCCCACATTGGTGACCCAACTGCATGTCTACCCAGAGGTCATCACAACATTACCGCCCTAGGTGGTAGCCCAGCTCAACCCCTGCACTGTACACTGTACGAAATACAGTGGTATAGACGAGAAACAAAGTCGAGGGATAATATAAGGATAAGTAAGCATATAGTATGAAAACACTTTTGATACAACACACAAAGTCGAGATTAAACGTGCACTTTTTAGTATTACTTATATGTATGTCCACTGATATATAGTGCTTAGATTTCCACTAGGTATCTTTTTCTCTATGTGGAGCGCAAAGTAGTTTGACCACTCGGAGTTCACTTCCCCATTCTGgcttttaaacttttattttccgTCGCCGTGCGATTCCCCAATGTGCTGGCAACTGGGAGTGGAGTGCACTTGGAGTGCATTCTTTATGCCTGCGCATATCCGTGCGGAAGTGGACGTGCCGGGGACATAAAGTATCAAAAATTCAAGCGCCAGGCCACAAAAACCTCTGACAAAACTGACGGCATTTTCGCACTCAATTACTTTGCATTAGAGACACCAAAGATGGGAGAACGAGGGTGCCCCGTTTGGGCAACAAACAGGGATTTGTGTCGTTCCATTAAAGTTTTATTCACGCAATCGACaagggagctgggagctggggTACACGGACCTTACTCCTTTCTGCTGGAGAAACCCAATCCGAAGTCCAGCCCACAATCCCACCCAACAACTTGTCTCGCTGCGGCCCGAgtgataataaaaaacaatttgccaCCCATTGGGCATTAACGACAACAAACGACAGTCGCACCAGCGAGCAGCTTCCACCCCTCGATTTTCCCGCTTTCACAGGACATTTCCCGACTTTCCCGATCACTTACTGATACCACCATCCCCTTTCTCGGAGTTGGCGTGTCTGGTGCAGTTTTGTCACAAATGGCAACATATGGCCGAATGGTTTCAAGTGGCTGCGGAGCACGGCTCTCATGcaataaaatcattttgttCAGTGAACGCTTTCAGAGCTTGCATCGAATAATTTGCGACATACGCTCAAGTCAATGGACAGGTCAAAATCGCAAGACTTCGACTGGCTTGGTGTGTCATGTGCTTCGGAAATAAACCCATTTATCTATTTGCCAGCTTGAGATTTTGGGTTTTCGGCTTTAAGGAGAGAAGGAGGGAAGAAGGTGGTCTAGCCTCTTATCGGGTGGCTAGAGTTTTGCCCTTCCCCCGCTTTCGGATTACTGGGTCAACTGCAATCCAGCCGTAGACAAACATTCCAGATAGCGATTGCACTGCGGTGACTTCAAAGCCTATAAATAACTTTACTCTAGATTTAATAAACGATTATATTGGACTTAAATCCAAGTAGGCAGCATGTGTACTCCTATGGGCTGTATACCCCCTTTCAATTGCCCCAATCAACTACTCGAGGTGCAATCAGTGCCACACATATGCAGCCAGTGTTTATATGGCCACTCGACGCAGCTCAGGTCTTGGAGTGGATCGTAAGCCCCATCTGGCACACTCTTTCTAGCCCCGGTACTCCCGAATCTGAGGGTTAGGCCATCACTAGTTATACAACGCTTGTTTGACACTTTCAAGTGCCTGCCCCTGCTTCGTTGAAAAATAGTTCAGCAATCTGTGTAAATATTACGGCAAGCTGAAACAGAAACCGCACCAGtcaaagatacagatacagctacagaaCCCGGAGCAGAACCTCCAGCGGCACTTCTTAGATCTCCGGACAAACAACACACTGAAGAAGGCCACGGGAAACCAACCAAGTGGATGCAGTTGTAACCATTTAGAACAGTTTTAGGAGGGGTATATTCGCATgagttatacccgttactagcAGAGTAAAGGGgtttactagattcgttgaaaaagatgtaacaggcagaaggaagcgtttcatgatctttttaaaatatatatatatattcttgatcaacagccgagtcgaactggtcatgtccgtctgtccgtccgtctgtccgtccgtccgtccgtctgtccgtatgaacgcctcgatctcgggaactataaaagctaggATGTTTAGATTAAGTATGCAGTTTCCAGGGAAATTGattatttttcataatttttttcttcaatttctACCGATGTTCTattaaatgttgaaattttttcttcgcacttccaatagctgtTTAACGGGCAGTCGCGAAACTCGACTATATGATTCTTCCATGTTTTAGTTTACTTTAGTATAGGTAGACTACAATATGTAGTACACGGATTTaagctaaataatattacaaagctttgatatttctttttatattcaCCTAAATCTTTTAATTATGCTTCTCAACTTTCATGTTCTTGCATTTCGTAACTTTAAAAAGTTCTCCTATCTCAGAATATTTGGACTCTATTAAACGAAGAACTAGTCGGTATTATTACGTCGAAAGGGTCTTCAATAACACTCAATACTCGATCCTGGGTGTACGGGTCTGGAGTGACACTTATCTGATTCAGTGGGCTCGGTAAGGGTTAGGCAAAACTTAACTTATCAAGTCGTAAGCCCGATAAGCCCCTATAAGTGGCCATACTTGTGGGATTGACTGCCGACTGTTTTCGGTTCGGAAAAcagaatcaaaacaaacgcCAAATCCGCGATCACATTTCTCCATTTCCGTGTGGGTGAGTTCAGTGTCTAGCGATCGACCTTTGCAACCCGACCACATCCACATGGCTCATCCCAACTCTGCTCTTTTATCGACTTATGGACTTTCCGCCGGCTGCTCTGATTGGAGGGAAATCGGGCTCTCCTTGGAACTAGTGATAAGTTAACTAATCGCGGCTATTATTGTTGAAAATGACATATCGGGAATTGGATTGCTTTATAATGACAGCGTTTCCAGCATATACAGAAGTGGATCTCACGTGAACAACTTAAAAAAAAGCACCAATAATAACACATGAGCTGTTTGGCATTGTCTATGCCGCGATTATCTTCAACTAGCGAAAAAACCCAAGAGataatttcagctaaaattagGGGCTTACTCGATCACAGATCGTGACTCACTCAAAAGATCAATTGGCAACTGAAAGAGGAAGTGAGCACTTCTATTTACAGTAGTGGAAACTGACTAGTTTTACTAATTTGTAGGTCTTACTCATATCTCTCTTCTGTGGTGGCTTGATGCCCATAATTTATTGGGATCTATGTATATTCACCCTGTCAgagttttttgattttcgttgctAATGATGTGCGGTTGACTTTGCTGGCCAAAGAAAACACAAGCACAAAAAGATgaaatcaaaaatgcaaacaactaTATCCCGACTTGATTCAAAGGTAAATACTGCATAAATGGATGGTGGGCCATGGACAAAGGATGCCGGCTTTGTAGCCACCTGCTGGGACCACCTGTTTAGATATGCTCCGGACAAAGGAGTCCGGGAAGCAAGACAAAGAGCATAGCGATGTGGAAAATAATCAGTGATAAAATAAGAGCATGAAAGCACCGCTACCAAAGGGGTGGTTCCATGTCAGAtttgggagtgggagtggaacTTCTCTGGGGTGGTCGGTATGAAAGGGAAAAATTGTGCGCATTATCCGCCGGATTCATGTTAATAGGCCTCATTTAACGCTGCCGGGGTAAATGCTGAGGGCTTCCTCTTACcaataaaaccataaaaatcACTTCCTTCCCTCTGCACAGACATATTGGCAAGCAAAGCCACACATTCTTGTTACTGGCACTCGTACTGCTTTTGGAACACAGTTTCTGTTTCATGTTTTGTGTTTGGTCTTATCAACTGGTACAGGTACATTCGGTGTGTGTTGTTTTATATCTTTTTACCTGAGCCAGAGGTGCCCACCTTGTAACCGGTGAAACAGAGTGTCGACAACTGTGTTGCCTCCTCAATGGGCAAATCTTGTACCAGACGACGATAACCGCAGGAACACGGGCTCCCAAGAAGCTACAACGGGCCCATCGAAATAGAAAACGAGAAGAGTGCACATTCATAGTGCGTATTTATAAATACCCAGATACTTGATACTTAGATACCGCCGCGCAGGCCTTATCAATGTTCAAGGTATCGACTGAAATGCcgttcaaatatttacaccCAGCAGCAAAAAGATATCCCCCAAACCCGAAGCTACTGCTCCGGAGTCCGGAGACGATGATAAGCGGGAGCGAACATGGGTGCGCTAATTGCGGAATGATAAAACCACCAAGTAGTAGGTATCCAACCCGGCTACCAAGGGTACTCACCATCCCTTCTTTCCCCCTTCCTGTATCGATTCCTGCCCCGGGGGCTAAGACCACGAAAATGTTCCACCAACTGGGTTGCGTTGCCAGGATTTTGGATTGCGTAAAGTAAAAAAAGCGTCCTGGAGGTTTTCCAGTCTCCCAGGCAAATGTCGAAATACCCTGtctaaatattattttgttatttatatcTGTGAAATGCTTAACTACATGTTATACATGACAGTCGGAAAGTTGACAGAGTagcgggtatctgatagtccAGAGGATGTACTACAGCTGTACTTCTTGCTGCTTAAATTATAATACTCGTAGTCTgtgttaattgaaattttattgttattctAAAAGGTTTAAGGTACACCTTCGGAACTattttaaatcgaaatgagaaaaaatttaaaatgaactaAAGGAGTATTAAAAGTGCGCAAATAAATAGATTACTAAGCGTTGTATATAAAAGTTGGATCGGCTGATGGCATACATAAATAGTGGCTGATGAAGTCATAAAACTCTCTGCAAGGGTAtgacaattaaataaaataggaaTTTGTATCTCTGCACACTTTGTTATTGCCAGCATTTTCGACTCGTATTTGCCTAAACCGGCCCCTCAGGAATACCAAAAAGCTCCTGAACCCCAACACGTTGCTAGAGAGTCCTGCGGTGGATGGGGTGCGGCATCGAGGATGCGGATGTTACTCCGGGCTTCTCCGGGTTGTTGGCAGCTTCGAGCATATTacataaaataagaaaaattatgATTTCCACAAGAGGGTGGGAAGTGGGTAAATTTCGGAGGGGCTGGTTGTTGCTTAACTGTCAAAATCgtgtaatttaataaagttcGCTGCGGgatattgttttttatagaAGCCAGAGCAGCACTGAGACAGCTTTTGCCAGCTGCCAAGCGGGGAGTGGCTGGAGAACTCTGGCTGGGGTTCTTCACGGGGGAACTGGAATGTGGCTCCTAAAGTGTGCtgcacaaatacaaaaatattcagttCACTACAGTTACATACGGCATTGCAACAACGCAATGTTGTCTTGTTGCCCCGCCACAGGCACTCCACAAACACACTTAAGGGGGGTCTAGAACACCgacatatatatctatatatatatgtatatatatatacaatatacatatagaaACATATCTATCCCTATATATGAACGGAGCTGCGAAAAGTTTTCATACATTCCACTTGTTTACTTCAAAGCAGCGAAAAAAGTTCTTACTTGGCGAAATAACCAGAACTTGTGCGTCCTGGTAAGTGGCAACCAAATAAATGTTggaataaatacataaatattactTCAAGTTCTATTTTCGTCCTTCAATCCAAACTATTTTAGTAAACGAACTTAACCATCTAACACAAGGCatgttaaattttattaaaataaatttaaatgtttagaTTATTTCTCCAtacaatattttctttaaggccAACCTGAATATTCCTGAACCAAGCTAGTCCCAGATGTCTCTCCATTCTCAGCCGACGTCCCAAACCATTTGAGTGCCGTTTCTTTTTACGAAGCGAAAttcctattttattttattaagcagtgaagaaatataaaagtaaacaGTTGGCTCCCAAAACACACATGACTGTGTACACCACCCTCCTGCTAAAGTAAAAAAAGCAAAGGACGGGCCCAGCAAAAAACCCACGCCCCCACGTTTCCTGCGTCATATGAACGCCCCATTATTTACTTAACATAACTTGAACATTCGCCTTCAACCCCCGAAAAAAGAAAGCTCTCCAAGGGGGAGCATCAAACTtccaaaaaatagaaaaaggaaaatgcgaaaggtgggtgggtggttggaaAATGGTGGGGAGGTCGCTTGGCTTACCTGCCAGCCGGCAGTTGGCTAGTCAAAAAGCTGTCGTCGATGCTAAGCGCAGACCCAGAAAGCCATCAAATATGCAGGAGGTGGGAATGTGCAGGGAGGCTCGCCATTTGCCATCCCAGCCCCCGCCACCCGAACCCGGAAAAATGGcgaaaaaatgatttatgtgGACGCCATAAAGGAACGGAGCGGACGGCAACGAAAAGCCAACAATAACCGGGAAAAATAACAGAATCAACTGATTTCTCAACTTGGCTCTGGGCctgcttttgtttgccagaCTTTGGAGGGGGCCCTCGGATAGACCCACAATTTTACCTTCCATTCGGGACTTCATTCTTGTTTTTGCCGCAATGAAAAATGCTGAAAGTGTGCTCCACAGACAGCGGACTCCAATGGTAGCGGTATTGGGGTCACCGAGAAGGTATAAGATATTGATGTCCCCAGGGGGGATGCTTTTCCTGTATAGCTCTGCCTTtggaaaaataacaaaatccGTATAGAAGGTGCATGGGATATCAGTTCTCATTAGAAGCTCCATTTATGCAGGGTCGTAGAAGACATTTTGCATTACTAACTCAACTTCCTATGGTTtcataattatatattaatgtaCGCTCTTATATTAAACAAAGAAGCCCTACCATATTTGTCAAATTCATCTCAATAATCTAATCACATTCCGTTCCCCCTGTTTGCATACATCAAAGGCACCAATTCGGGtctaaaattcaaaattcaaaaacaaatgtaAGGGTCAAGAACATTTCAATATAGATTAGTTTCTTGTTAAGACAGAACACTTTTCCCACAGATGTCCGATATCAACTTGACTGCCTATAACGTCTTTCGCCGCGAACTGGCCAAAATATTCAAGACATTCAACTCGTATACTCAAACCGATTTTACTGAGGAATTTGGCACCAGCACAGACTTCGATTACAAAGCTGATTTGGaaacaaattgatttggaTTAGGTGCTTGGGGTAGAAGAGGTTTATCCGATTGTGATGGAATCCAGAGTTACGAAAAGGACTCTGGAACGATCGCACACCGAGATCAATACGGAATCCAGAGCAAGACCGCGATTCCCGGACAATCAGGCGATGACAGCATGATGTTTAGAATCGCGATCTTCATCTGAATTGGATGAATCCGAATCCCAAACATCAGGTTACACCACGGAGAGTGGCTACCAAACGGTACCTGGATACGAGCTCCATTAACAATCTAGTTTGCATGCCAGCATCCAGAATCCTTAAGAGTCTCCCCCAGCGGATTTCCTCTGGGAGATCACGTGACCATCTTGATGCCAATACTTGAGCAACTGGGGAGCACATTCACACCGTTAGATCGGAGGCGCAAATGGACCAGTGTTCTATCCGATAGCATATAGCTACAAATAATCATTTTTTCCCCAAATGTATAGTGCTTTctaatggaaaataataatcttttcagaatggaaaataaaaaacttcaACCCCCATTTTAAGCATAAGACTTTACTTATTAttctatttaatatatttccttgggttataaaaatattaaccTCAGGCAAATCAGGCTTACCAAAATGCACACACTGAGAGATCTTTCAAACCGAATTGAGCTCCTTAAAAAAGTCATCTACTTAATCACTTTTCAGCTACAAATGGGCTCGCTAACTTTGTTCAGCCTTTTCAATCGACAATCAGTTCTCGAGTGAAGTGTTTGCTCGTACTGCGTGATCTGCGCCTGTTGACATTATGACAAATTACATAAGCCAAAGGCAACAATTGCCGGAACCCAATCCGGAATCGCGggaaaggaaggaaggaaggacGGAGGAACAAACCGAAAACGGATACGCTTAGGAGGACTTGGAGTGGGATACGGGGTGGTTCGGGCTGTGGGCCTGTTAATAGGAAAGCCACACAAGAACTGCTAACGAAGGACACGCGGCCGGCGGTTGAGCGACAAGTGCGTTGGGAAGAACTCGAGGCACAGGACACCGGGACACCAGGACACCGGGACTTTGAGGTCCTGGCAGCGGGGTGGATCGTCTGTTTGCTCAGCACTAAGTGCGCCGGGCAAGTGGAAATGATAAACatatttacacaatttttGACGGGCGAACGGGTGAAACAAAACACCCGTGGGTGCAGTCGTACCCAGCACTCTTTCCCTCccgttttcccatttctccGCTTTTCTGGTACGCGTACGCACTTGAAACAAGCGAAAGgaaaaccaaacccaaactcgataaatatgtttatgtgcaaataacaaaatatttgtcgaTTGCCCGAAACGAGTGATGGGCGGGGTGGGACTTTGGCTTCAGGGTAGGGCAGGTTCTAAAGGCAGCCTCTGCCAGCTCCAGAGGTTTCAGGGATTCCGGGGTTCCAGGGGTTCGAAGGAAGCACCGCAAGCgcataattcaatttttctgCTCGTTTTTGCACATCGCCCGGCGCACGTCACTCGAGTCCTTTGGGACACCGAAGAACTGCCATGCTACACCAGCTAAGCCCCGTCCAGCTGCACTGTGAGAAAAATACTCAGATAAAACACGACTACACTGAAAAATACTGGACAAAATGAAACAAAGGCTTCCCCACAAATCCATGAAGGTTAAGAAGTAAGCCCGTGGTACTATAATCTCACATTATAAGAAGTATGAAGTcaattctttaaaatttaaatattatattaagaCATAAAAATAGTAACAACAGTAACCTTAGTTATACGAATGAAATGTGTCCCTTTGATTTTTGTGGTACGAGGTTACCATCATCAGCGGCTGTGTAAGACAGTCAACTGGTAAAATATTATGGCAATATTTGCAGTACTACAGTAGgttttccattccttttaagGAAGGGAAAATTAAGTGCAGACCTCTACAAAAAACGGTTATGGCTCGGTTTGCCTCGACATACAAGATTTTTCCCGAGTGCACGCACTTTGTCAGGGATGCAGTGGATATTAGTGGCACGTGGCGAGGGCTCGACCAAGGCGATCTGAAGGTCCCAGCACATGCGGTTTTTGGGATCCGCTCCTCCAACCCCAGAAcgcatatttatttgtttgtaattaCGCGTGTTCTAAAAATGAAATCCCGCCGCACTTGAAGCCgggaaaatggccaaaaacggCTGAGCCTGCTCTTTTCAATGCCCAAAACCAACAGCAAAGGCGGGGCACACGTGCAGTAGACCGCCTCTACTGGTGCCCGGGTATTCCCAGCGCATTAGCAACAATGCCGGAGACATTTGGAGTTTGTCAACAGTTTCGCCTTTGGATTTGGTTACGGCTTTGTCCTCGTCAGCGGCGCGTGTCCCTGTCCGATGTCATCTTCTTCACTCTCGACGCGACGCGACTCGACTCCAATCCGCAGTCAGTTGTCAACTTTCTGGGCTGGCTTTTAGTCCGGGAATTGCCGATTGATTTGGCGTGGGATTTTCGAGTgggacatacatatgtatgaaaCGAAATCATAAATGTGACAGGCCAGAATCTTAAGTAACTTGAACAGAGAAATCCCTTTGACCGGCAGCCATCTCAGGCAGCAATAAATCATCTCCTTAGGAGctatccatatccatatatcCTCAAAGAAAACTTTCTGCCGCAACTTGGCCAGTTATATATTGAAGTCTCCTCGgactatatacatatttcgTGGCAGAGTGCATAAAAAAGCAGGCGGGCCAACCGAGCAGCCGCAACACTGAGACCTTCTAAAAGGGCATTTGAAATGAGCTCCTCCGAGATGTAAAGAGGCGAGGATGTGAGGATGGGAGGATAGCGGTCTGCCAGCGAGAAAGCTTTcgtatttaattgaaaaacacTTAAGCCTCAGTTCGGGCAACGAACATGGAAAcggaaaagccaaagccaaagcatGGCCAACCGCAAGGCTCTTATGTGACCCTAAAAGACCGACCTCATAACCCCAACTCATCTTCATCACAAGACCTTTCTGGTCGCTCATAAAAACAAAGGGCGAgcgcaaacaaaaactttGCATAATTAAGGCGCGGCCAGCACATGAGAAAAGGGTATTCAAAGGGTTACTGAAGTGACAGTGAAAAAGATATTTCAACATGAAAACTGTATttttgaaaactattttcaatgcCAATAGAAGAGGTATTTCTTagtatttatatgcattttagtttttttttagctgcaaaaattgattttatactatagaaaatgttttatttttaataagtgatgttggtatattaaataataattctaAAAAAAAGGTTGTAAAATGAGTTTAAGACCCCAAACACTGCAATCCTATTAAGTACATTCTGATTAGTTGTGACCACTGTAACTGTAACCCCACTATTCTTGGCAAACTTTTTTGTTCTCTGTGCAGGAAAATCTCCTAGGCAGCCTTCAGGTGGACAGGAGGGAATCAAAGATGGCATGACTTGGCCACTTACCCTCGAGCGCCCGGTTCCTGGAAATTAAGGCGAGCACCAGTTCGGGATTTGGGTCATCCTGGTCGACAGCCAGGTGATTGTGGTGCggatggtgctgctgctgctgctgctgttgctgcccaCCGACCAAGTGAGATGCCTGCGGCGTGGGtggcaattgttgctgctgatggatatgcggctgatgctgctgatgattATCCATGGCTGAcaggtgctgttgctgctgctgctgcaatggatgttgcagctgctgatgctggtgcggctgctgctgaggCGGATGCTGaagctggtgctggtgctggtggtgatgatgTAGCGGTGGCGGTGGTTTCAGGGTTTGCATCATTGCTGAGGGGCCGGCGATTAGAACACGCGTCGTATGGGTTATATGTTTCAGTTAGCTTATTCCAATTGGCACACGGTTATATTTTTTAGCCCTGTAGGGTGTTTAAAAACCAATCCTTCTATTAGTTCACTCGTTTACTCGGGAAGCACTCGCTTCCCGTTTAGCGTTTAAACGAAACTCCGCTAGGCGGGATCGCTGTCTGCTCGATAACTGGCATTGGTTCGTGCCCAACTGTGGCCCGTTGACTGTTTTCCCCTTATCGCGGCGGTCTCTTTGGGTTTCGGTTCCTACTGTAGATTCTAGATTCCAGTCTTGCGGCTCGGTTGGGATCGTGCTCAGTGCTCAGTGCTCGGCCGCTCTATCAGTTGAAGTAGCCAGGGACTtgaacaatttgaatttgctTGCGATACCGGAGGACACTAGACCATCTATTGTTGGGGTGCTTGCGACTAGGTGAAAGGCGGGTGAACTTTATGTAAGTTGGGGATGGGGCCATACTGATCGGTAGATATTCAAAAGACTAGTTGGCGCATATCTATTGACCGTCTGTCGCGAGGAGAACTCTCGTGCGAAGACCAAAATTCGGATGGCCACTATTATCTATTTAAAAACGGTCAAGGTCCAGGTTTTTGCATCGAAAAACTAACAAATAATAGTTTCCTAATCACACAAACAGAATAGTTTTACAGTTCTTGTAAAATACTAAAGCgtagtatatttttttccgttttatttaaaattattattcaactttattaaaattactAAAATCGGAATTAAGAGCTCACACCGTAATCTTATAATTTGCCTTTTAATCTTGAAACTAACCAAATTCTGTATTAATAGTTGTTCATAGGCTAAATATTTTACACGCCTAAATGTAACTAGCTTTCGATAATCATTTAATAACTAAGTCAAGACATGTGTATACAATTTgctcaaaatcaaaacacaaatCAATAACACATTTCTTGTTTATAGGGATCTACTGTTAAATTGTAGTATTTCTAGTTTGGATTAAGCTTGCTGTTTTCTAGGATTTTcttagaatattttttttttt is part of the Drosophila yakuba strain Tai18E2 chromosome 2R, Prin_Dyak_Tai18E2_2.1, whole genome shotgun sequence genome and encodes:
- the LOC26536399 gene encoding uncharacterized protein LOC26536399; translation: MSDINLTAYNVFRRELAKIFKTFNSYTQTDFTEEFGTSTDFDYKADLETN